One uncultured Campylobacter sp. genomic window, GGCAAATTTAAAATTTCAAAATTACAAAGCTCAAAAAGAAGCAAAATTTTAAATTCTGCGGGGCTCTATAAATTTATAAAATTTAAATCGCAAAATTTTTACAATCAATTTTTAAATTTTAAAACCGCCCTATTTCTACTACGTTTGCACTTTAAAATTTCACGCCGCGATTGAAATTTAGCGCCAAGAGCACAGCGCACATTAACTTGCGCCTTATAAAATTTGACAGCGCGCACGCCGTAAACGCAAGCTGTAAAACGCGCTGTTTGCACTGCGCCGAGCCTACTTTTGAAGCATCTCTCTGCCGCTACGCCACAAAATGCTTCGATCGCATCCGTGTAAAATCGCCGCTTTGCCATAGCCACAAGAAAACGAGCATGAGCCGCAAGGCGCGCAAATTTTAAAATTTAAATCCGCCGCAGGGGCCGAAAATTTTAAAATTCCGCTGTGACAAATCCGATAAATTTTAAAATTTATAAAATTTAAAATTCCACCGGCGCAGACCGATTAAATTTCAAAAATTCTGGTACCCGTAAATCCAATAAATTTCAAAATTTCGCTGCTTAAATTTTATCAAAATTTTGAAATTTACTTGATTATGTCGCGCTGGCCTTTGGCGTTGATCTCGCTTAAAACGCCCATCTGTTCTAGCTGCTCGATGATCGTCGCGGCGCGGTTGTACCCGATACGCAAGCGGCGCTGCAGGTAGCTGATCGAGGTTTTCTCCTCCTCCAAAACGATCGCTTTCGCCTCGTTGTAAAGCTCGTCAAGCACGATATTTTGCGGATTGATTATACCGCCTTCTTGCTTGGCGCCCTCGTTTTCGATCAAAAATCGCTCGTCATAAACGACGCTTTCTTGCGCTTTTAAAAATTCCGCGATTTTGTTGATCTCATTCTCGGTCGTAAACGGCGCGTGCAGGCGGATGAGCCCCGGCGCGGTAGGCGGCGTAAAGAGCATATCGCCACGCCCAAGCAAGCTGTCCGCGCCCATCTGATCCAAAATCACCTTGCTATCGACCTTTGAGCCCACGCGGAAGCTGATACGGCTAGGCAGATTCGCCTTTATCAGCCCCGTGACGACGTCCACGCTAGGGCGCTGCGTCGCTACGATGAGATGGATGCCGCTAGCGCGCGCCATCTGCGCCAAACGCGCGATATAGTGCTCCACATCCTTGCCGCTCGTCATCATCAGATCCGCGAGCTCATCGATGATAACGACGATGTAAGGCAAAATTTCGCCCCCCTCGCGCAGCATCTTTTCGTTATAGTTGTCGATATTTTTCGTCCTGTTTTGCGCCATGAGCGAGTAGCGTTGCTCCATCTCCGAAACAAGATTACTTAGTGCGATGATCGCCTGCTTAGGCTGCGTGATTACGGGCGTTAGCAGATGCGGGATGTCGTTGTAGATACTAAACTCAAGCATCTTCGGATCGATCATTATAAGGCGCAGGCTCTTGGGCGAGTTGCGATACAAAAGGCTAAGCAGCATGGCGTTGATACCCACGCTCTTGCCGCTTCCGGTGGTGCCTGCGATGAGAAGGTGCGGCAGCTTCTTAAGATCGGTGACGAAAGGCTGCCCCACGATGTCCTTGCCAAGCACGATGGTAAGCGGACTGGAAGCGCTTTTAAATACGTCGCTTTCTAAAATTTCGCGCAGATATATCGTATCGATATTTTGATTTGGGATCTCGATACCCACGACGTCTTTGCCCGGAACCGGCGCTTGGATGCGGATGGTCTGCGCCCGAAGAGCCATCGCGAGATCATCTTGCAGCGTTAGAATTTTACTTACTTTGATGTGCGCGGCGGGGCGAAACTCAAAGGTCGTAACGACCGGACCCGAGTAGGTCCGCACCACATCGCCGTCGATCTTAAATTTACGCAGCTTATCGAGCAGGTCGTAAATTTTACGATCGATCTCGCTCTCATCGATGTTGCTTTTCTTTTTCGGCGGTAAATTTAAAAAGTCAAGCGGTGGCAGCTTAAAATCCTTGGGCTTGGCCACCCTGCCCTTGTCGAGCTGATCCAAAAGCCTTTTATTTTCGGCGACCTCACTTAGGCGCTCGACCCTTTTTAGCCTGCTCGGCTTTCCCTTTTGCGGCATTTTAAGCTCGCGTTCAGCGGAAGCCTGCGGACCCTGTGCATCACTGAAATTCTGCTCATTTTCAGGCTCGCGAGTATCGTTTAAATTTTGTAAATTTCGCTCACCTTCAAAACCGCGCCCGCTTGCACCTTGCTCCACAAAATTACCCTGTTTTGCCGAATTGTCCTCTGTGCTCAAAGCGTCATTCAAAGCGTTAAAATTTTCCGTACCTCTCAAGCCCTGCGCAGACGAATACCTTGCAAGCCCGCCCCTTTGCGCTGCATCCGCATCGCTAGTGAAATCGTCCCCAATTTCATCCTGCAAGCTTTCGTCTCTTGAGCCAATAAAGCAGTTTTTGATGATGTCGGTAAAACGATCTTCGAATATAAGCACTAGCGAAAGCACAAAAATCGTAATATTAAAAATCCACACGCCGACGCTTCCGATCATTCGCCTAAGCCCGTCCACCGCGAAGCTACCAACTGCTCCGCCGCTAGCACCAAAGAGACTCGACTGCACCATCAAAATGGTAAAAAATAGCAAAATCGCGCCAATGCTAAACTCAAAAAATCTAAAGTCAAAACCGCGAAAATGCTTATAGGCTACGTATGCTAAGGCGAGCAAAAATAGCGGATAGATGTATGCAAAATAGCCGAATAGCTGGGTATTAAACGAGCGGATGGCGTTACCCGCGCTGCCTACGAGCGCAGAATCGGGCGCAATAGTAGCAAGCCCAAAAAATATTATGATAGCCGATACGACGATAAAATATACTTCTTTGATTATGATAGATCCTTAAATTTAAAGCGGTATTTTAGCCAAACGAAGGTTAAAATTTTATTTGAAGGACGAAATTTTAATGCTTTGATAAAATTCCGCGCCCTCACAGGCGCGGAATTAAAGGAGTTAGTTTTTGACGGCTTTGCCCAAATCCCACATAGGCATAAAGATACCAAGAGCCAAAAGAAGAACCATGCCCGCCATAAAAAATAGCATGATCGGCTCGACGTAGCTTGAGATATTATCGATGATATCATCAAATTTCTCTTTATAATAATCCGTGACGTTGCCAAGCATCTTATCGAGGTTACCGGCCTGCTCGCCCGCGCTGATCATCTGAATAAGCATACTCTCATAAAGCCCTGTATTGTTAAACGCCTCTGTTAGGCTCACGCCTTGCTGCACGGCAATTTTAACGGTAGAGAGTTTCTCTTTTAAAGTATGATTATCCACCATTAAAACAGATGTATCCAGCGCATCAGCAATAGGAATACCCGCTCGCACAAGCTCTGTAAAAATAAGCATAAATCGCGACATCGTAGAGAAAAATATGATCTTGCCAAATAGATAGACCTTTAAAATCGTCTTGTCAAAGCCCTTTTTAAACTCAGGGTTATTGCGATATGCCCATCTAAGAGCTATGATAGTGCCTATGATGCCCGCTAAAACAAAAATTCCATAATTATTAAGCGTGCTTTCGATGCCAAGTAGAATTCTAGTAGGTAGTGGCAAATCCGCGCCCAAATCCTCAAAAAT contains:
- a CDS encoding DNA translocase FtsK; protein product: MAPDSALVGSAGNAIRSFNTQLFGYFAYIYPLFLLALAYVAYKHFRGFDFRFFEFSIGAILLFFTILMVQSSLFGASGGAVGSFAVDGLRRMIGSVGVWIFNITIFVLSLVLIFEDRFTDIIKNCFIGSRDESLQDEIGDDFTSDADAAQRGGLARYSSAQGLRGTENFNALNDALSTEDNSAKQGNFVEQGASGRGFEGERNLQNLNDTREPENEQNFSDAQGPQASAERELKMPQKGKPSRLKRVERLSEVAENKRLLDQLDKGRVAKPKDFKLPPLDFLNLPPKKKSNIDESEIDRKIYDLLDKLRKFKIDGDVVRTYSGPVVTTFEFRPAAHIKVSKILTLQDDLAMALRAQTIRIQAPVPGKDVVGIEIPNQNIDTIYLREILESDVFKSASSPLTIVLGKDIVGQPFVTDLKKLPHLLIAGTTGSGKSVGINAMLLSLLYRNSPKSLRLIMIDPKMLEFSIYNDIPHLLTPVITQPKQAIIALSNLVSEMEQRYSLMAQNRTKNIDNYNEKMLREGGEILPYIVVIIDELADLMMTSGKDVEHYIARLAQMARASGIHLIVATQRPSVDVVTGLIKANLPSRISFRVGSKVDSKVILDQMGADSLLGRGDMLFTPPTAPGLIRLHAPFTTENEINKIAEFLKAQESVVYDERFLIENEGAKQEGGIINPQNIVLDELYNEAKAIVLEEEKTSISYLQRRLRIGYNRAATIIEQLEQMGVLSEINAKGQRDIIK
- a CDS encoding type II secretion system F family protein, which translates into the protein MKKQLEVEYNAKGARRKMFLQASDKVQANNLMKQRVGGTIVKRGETKVVANTGGDFKAQVSRMLGGSGRVRTLPLVASIRQLSVMTNAGISIHDSIKEVARAAEDKTLKEIFSAMNDDLNAGLSLTESTEKFRGQLGDVVVAMVSLGEATGNMAESLAKLAAMLQELWENQRKFKKAMRYPMILMIVMAIAFSVLMMYVVPKFREIFEDLGADLPLPTRILLGIESTLNNYGIFVLAGIIGTIIALRWAYRNNPEFKKGFDKTILKVYLFGKIIFFSTMSRFMLIFTELVRAGIPIADALDTSVLMVDNHTLKEKLSTVKIAVQQGVSLTEAFNNTGLYESMLIQMISAGEQAGNLDKMLGNVTDYYKEKFDDIIDNISSYVEPIMLFFMAGMVLLLALGIFMPMWDLGKAVKN